DNA from Pseudoalteromonas marina:
AGTAGGCTAAATAATAAAATACCGGTGATCCACGTTGTGTAGGCTTCCCATTTAAACCAGTGCAGGGTGTGTGGCATTTGTTCAGGGCCATTTTGATACTTAGCCACTTCGTAAAAGCCACCGCCGTGCACGGCCCATAAATCGCCTTTTATACCTTTGTCTTGTTTCCACTGGGGTGGTGTTTGTAAGTTGTTATCAAGCCATGCAAAATAAAACGATGCCCCAATCCAGGCTATGCCCGCAATTACATGAAAATAACGCAATACTAAGTGAGCAAGCTCAAATAAATAATTTTCCATTGGCTAAGCCTCTTCTAATTGCGGTGTGTGGGTGGCTGTAAACTGTTTTTTATCATCGCGCTTATATACGCTTTCACCCATTATGTAGGTTTGTTCAATGCAGCGGTCGTCGCCTAGCATCATCATGGCAAAAAGTTGCTCGTGCAGGGTTTTTGCGTGGCCAATTCTGAACTTTAAAAACGAGGTGGCTGCGTAATCCATTACAATAAAGTCAGCCTCGCAACCTATTGCAAAATTACCTATGGTGCCCTCTAAATCAAGGGCTCGCGCACCGCCAAGAGTTGCTAAGTATAGGCCCTTAAAAGCTGAGAATTTTTGACCTTGAAGCTGCTGAATTTTGTACGCTTCGTTGCCTGTTTGCAGCATCGAAAAACTTGTTCCTGCGCCTACATCAGTTCCCATGCCTACATTAATACCGTGCTCTTCACAGGCCTTTAAGTTTAATAAGCCAGAGCCTAAAAATAAGTTAGAGGTAGGGCAGTGAGAAATAGCCGCGTTGTTATCGGCAAGGCAGCAAAGCTCGCGCTCAGATAAATGAATACTATGAGCAAATACCGAACGTTTACGCACCATTTTAGCTTGCTCGTAAACACTTAAGTAGTCATCAGCCTCTGGGAATAACCCTTTTACCCATTCACACTCGTCTTTGTTTTCAGATAAGTGCGTATGCAGGTACGTGTCGGGGTGTTCTTCTAATAGCTGAGTACATTTTTGTAGTTGCTCAGGGGTAGATGTAGGTGCAAAACGAGGGGTTACCGCATAGCTCAACCTATCAACGTTGTGCCATTTTTTTATGAGTGCTTTTGATTGTTCGTAACTGGTTTGTGCGCAATCTGATAAATCGTCAGGGCAATTACGGTCCATCATTACCTTACCGGCAATCATGCGTAAATTACGTTTTTGAGATTCGTTAAAAAACGCATCAACCGATTGTGGGTGTACCGTACCAAACACTAGCGCGGTGGTGGTGCCATTACGTAGTAGCTCATCTAAAAAGCGATTTGAGACTTCACTTGAGTAAACTTCACTGGCAAACTTTTTTTCAGTAGGGAAGGCGTATTCGGTAAGCCAGCTTAAAAGCTGCTCGCCATACGCGCCGACCATTTCGGTTTGTGGTAAATGTATGTGCGTGTCTATCATGCCGGGCATAACCAATTTGCCATCGTGGCGAATAATAGTGGCTGATTTATCTAAGCTTGGCAGTATGTCTTGCTCGTAACCAAGGTTAACCACTTTACCGTTTTGAATAACTAATGCGCCTTTTTCAAAATAGCGGTGGGCGTTGTCGCCTACTATGGCGGGGTCGTCAACAAAATCGAGTATGTTGGCACAAATTACGGTTAGTTTATTATTGTTTTGCGTGCTCATAATTAGCTGCCTCTGTACGTTGAGTAGCCAAACGGGCTAAGCAATAACGGGATGTGATGATGCTTTTGATCTTGCAATCTAAAGGTTATTTGCGCTTCTGGATAAAACGCTGGGGTAGGCTGGTTTTTATAGTAACTATCTAAATCAAATACCAACTTATAGGTTGCAAATTCTACGTCTGTATTTAGCCAGTCGGTAATGCGCCCGTCGCTATTTGTGTTACCTTGGGCAATTAATTCCCACTTGTTATTAGTGTATACAAACAAGTGTACAGCTACATTTGCTGCAGGTTTACCGGTGCTGGTATCGAGAATATGGGTAGTGATAGGGCTTTTGTTCATACTTTTATTCATATCAGGGACTCCAATCTTATTTTTGTTATTTTGGCTTGTTCGCTCGCGGCAATTGTTAGCTCTTTTTCGCGGGTGTTGTGTACGCGCTGCTCTATTAGCTCAAGCATTTGCTCAGCACTTTTACCGCTGGCACACACAATAAAAATAAAGCCAAATTTACTGAGGTATTGTTTATTTAGCTCAATCATTTTTTTTAGGGTTTGCTCGTTTGCTTTGCTCATACCCGATTGTTCGTGCCCCGCTTTTTTTGCGGTAGCGGCGTACTTTTTACTTAATGTTGATAAATCGCCTATTTGCGGGTGGCCTTCAAAAGCGGCCAAATAATCGCTCTCACTTAGGCTATCCCATACGGTTTGCGCACTGTGAAAGAGGTGCTCTTTATTTTCAAATGGCATGATATTTAGCATACCGAGTACCCAGTTAGGAGCGGCGCAGCAGTGCTCTAATGCTTGATGCGCTTGCGCTGCATTTAGGTCGTTAATTTTTAAGCTACTCATGCGCTTTCTTCCTCGTGCGTGGTGCTAATTAATGCATTTTTAAGTACGCGCCATTGCAGGCCTTGGCGTTTGGGCGCATGGGTTTGCATAGCTTGATAAAGGCCAATTAACTGCCCGCTAATCGAAATGGCTACTTCCATAGGGAGCTTGCCCGTTACATTTTCAAGCCCAACAGGGCAGGTCATTTGGTTTATTTGCTCGGTGGTAAAATTGCGATGAGCTAAGCGTTGTTTAAAGCGTTTTGCTTTGGTATCTGAGCCAATTACACCAAGCCAATTGGCATCAGCGCGTTTAATAATGGCTTGTGTGAGTGCAAAATCGAGCTGGTGGTTATGGGTTAATATTAAGTAATTATTAGTTTTAGGGGCGCGTTTTACTTGCTCTGTTGGCTCTTCATCAACCACTTTTATTACGTTATTAGGAATAGCTTGTGGGAATACATCGGCGCGGCTATCTATCCAACGTATGCGCATCGGTAATTGCGCCAATATACCAATAAGCGCCTGTGCTACATGGCCTGCGCCGTATATGTCAAGGGTAAAGCGCTCGCATTGCATGCACTCAAGCATAACGGTGGCAGCTCCGCCGCAGCACTGGCCTAAATTTGCGCCTAAGTTAAATTGCTCTATCACTTGGGCTGCCTCGCCTTTAGCAAGTAGCTCGCGGGCTTTTTCTATTACTACGTATTCAAGGTGACCACCGCCAAGAGTGTCGTAAATATGCTCGCCGCTTATTACCATTTTAGAGCCTGTACCACGTGGAGTTGAGCCATTGGTGCCAAGCACAGTGGCAATAACATAATTAGTGCCGCTTTGTTCGTGCTGGTTTATAGCTTGCGCCCAATTTTGCGTATGAAAACCCTGAAACGACTC
Protein-coding regions in this window:
- the guaD gene encoding guanine deaminase; this translates as MSTQNNNKLTVICANILDFVDDPAIVGDNAHRYFEKGALVIQNGKVVNLGYEQDILPSLDKSATIIRHDGKLVMPGMIDTHIHLPQTEMVGAYGEQLLSWLTEYAFPTEKKFASEVYSSEVSNRFLDELLRNGTTTALVFGTVHPQSVDAFFNESQKRNLRMIAGKVMMDRNCPDDLSDCAQTSYEQSKALIKKWHNVDRLSYAVTPRFAPTSTPEQLQKCTQLLEEHPDTYLHTHLSENKDECEWVKGLFPEADDYLSVYEQAKMVRKRSVFAHSIHLSERELCCLADNNAAISHCPTSNLFLGSGLLNLKACEEHGINVGMGTDVGAGTSFSMLQTGNEAYKIQQLQGQKFSAFKGLYLATLGGARALDLEGTIGNFAIGCEADFIVMDYAATSFLKFRIGHAKTLHEQLFAMMMLGDDRCIEQTYIMGESVYKRDDKKQFTATHTPQLEEA
- the uraH gene encoding hydroxyisourate hydrolase — its product is MNKSMNKSPITTHILDTSTGKPAANVAVHLFVYTNNKWELIAQGNTNSDGRITDWLNTDVEFATYKLVFDLDSYYKNQPTPAFYPEAQITFRLQDQKHHHIPLLLSPFGYSTYRGS
- the uraD gene encoding 2-oxo-4-hydroxy-4-carboxy-5-ureidoimidazoline decarboxylase — translated: MSSLKINDLNAAQAHQALEHCCAAPNWVLGMLNIMPFENKEHLFHSAQTVWDSLSESDYLAAFEGHPQIGDLSTLSKKYAATAKKAGHEQSGMSKANEQTLKKMIELNKQYLSKFGFIFIVCASGKSAEQMLELIEQRVHNTREKELTIAASEQAKITKIRLESLI
- the xdhC gene encoding xanthine dehydrogenase accessory protein XdhC, coding for MANLNESFQGFHTQNWAQAINQHEQSGTNYVIATVLGTNGSTPRGTGSKMVISGEHIYDTLGGGHLEYVVIEKARELLAKGEAAQVIEQFNLGANLGQCCGGAATVMLECMQCERFTLDIYGAGHVAQALIGILAQLPMRIRWIDSRADVFPQAIPNNVIKVVDEEPTEQVKRAPKTNNYLILTHNHQLDFALTQAIIKRADANWLGVIGSDTKAKRFKQRLAHRNFTTEQINQMTCPVGLENVTGKLPMEVAISISGQLIGLYQAMQTHAPKRQGLQWRVLKNALISTTHEEESA